One Siniperca chuatsi isolate FFG_IHB_CAS linkage group LG3, ASM2008510v1, whole genome shotgun sequence genomic region harbors:
- the LOC122873294 gene encoding basement membrane-specific heparan sulfate proteoglycan core protein-like isoform X1: MDFSPGLLILCSLLCSVLSFCAVPGQALVVSVEPQTATVRQGESVSFRCQVRSGAQPIQLEWKRANNQALPDNVKIGPDGSVLTVANARPGNQGQFRCVATNSAGRSTATAVLNVKFAPKVRLTPAGPLRVRMGDPVSVECHATGRPRPKLTWKRQGSTLQLVTMETNDGNTIQWPAVHPEDSGVYICQAENNEGVTEVKVEVIVEGGLGAPVASVGTTEMTVVEGHTVTMECQASGSPPPVITWSKLRAPLPWKHTVVGGVLTLTSVGRQDSGQYICNATNIHGYSEAYTQMEVESPPYATCLPDQVRLRAGDALRLQCLAHGSHPIQFEWSRAGRASLPPGAETTKDGKLLIAHVKLSDSGTYKCVATNHIGSSEALAKVIIKA; encoded by the exons ATGGATTTCTCACCTGGGCTTCTGATCCTGTGTTCTCTATTATGTTCAG TTCTGTCTTTCTGTGCAGTGCCTGGTCAGGCTCTGGTCGTCTCAGTGGAGCCCCAGACTGCTACTGTGCGCCAAGGGGAGTCTGTCAGCTTTAGGTGCCAAGTGAGGAGCGGTGCACAGCCAATCCAGCTGGAGTGGAAGAGAGCCAATAACCAAGCATTACCAG ACAATGTTAAGATTGGTCCTGATGGCTCTGTGCTGACGGTTGCTAACGCCCGACCTGGAAACCAGGGCCAGTTCCGCTGCGTGGCAACCAACTCTGCAGGCCGCAGCACTGCCACAGCTGTGCTGAACGTTAAAT TTGCTCCTAAAGTGCGGCTGACACCAGCAGGGCCCCTGCGGGTCAGGATGGGTGACCCCGTGTCAGTGGAGTGTCATGCCACAGGCAGGCCACGCCCCAAGCTGACCTGGAAACGCCAAGGCTCCACCCTGCAGCTGGTTACCATGGAGACAAATGATGGCAACACCATACAG TGGCCTGCAGTGCACCCAGAGGACTCAGGAGTTTACATTTGCCAGGCTGAAAACAATGAGGGGGTGACAGAGGTCAAAGTTGAGGTCATTGTTGAGGGGGGGCTGGGAGCACCAGTGGCTTCAGTGGGCACTACAGAGATGACAGTGGTGGAGGGACATACAGTCACAATGGAGTGTCAGGCCAGTG GTTCTCCTCCTCCAGTCATCACCTGGTCCAAGCTTCGAGCACcgttgccatggaaacacacaGTGGTTGGTGGAGTTTTGACACTGACCAGCGTGGGGCGCCAAGATTCAGGACAATACATCTGTAATGCAACCAACATACATGGCTACAGTGAGGCGTACACGCAGATGGAGGTGGAGA GTCCACCGTACGCCACCTGTCTGCCTGACCAGGTGAGGCTCCGGGCCGGAGATGCCCTGCGCCTGCAGTGCCTCGCCCACGGCTCTCATCCCATTCAGTTCGAGTGGAGCCGGGCGGGCAGGGCGAGCCTGCCTCCAGGAGCAGAGACCACAAAGGATGGAAAGCTGCTCATAGCCCACGTTAAACTGAGTGACAGCGGAACGTACAAGTGTGTGGCCACCAACCACATTGGCTCCAGTGAGGCACTGGCCAAAGTCATCATAAAAG CTTAA
- the LOC122873294 gene encoding basement membrane-specific heparan sulfate proteoglycan core protein-like isoform X2, translating to MDFSPGLLILCSLLCSVPGQALVVSVEPQTATVRQGESVSFRCQVRSGAQPIQLEWKRANNQALPDNVKIGPDGSVLTVANARPGNQGQFRCVATNSAGRSTATAVLNVKFAPKVRLTPAGPLRVRMGDPVSVECHATGRPRPKLTWKRQGSTLQLVTMETNDGNTIQWPAVHPEDSGVYICQAENNEGVTEVKVEVIVEGGLGAPVASVGTTEMTVVEGHTVTMECQASGSPPPVITWSKLRAPLPWKHTVVGGVLTLTSVGRQDSGQYICNATNIHGYSEAYTQMEVESPPYATCLPDQVRLRAGDALRLQCLAHGSHPIQFEWSRAGRASLPPGAETTKDGKLLIAHVKLSDSGTYKCVATNHIGSSEALAKVIIKA from the exons ATGGATTTCTCACCTGGGCTTCTGATCCTGTGTTCTCTATTATGTTCAG TGCCTGGTCAGGCTCTGGTCGTCTCAGTGGAGCCCCAGACTGCTACTGTGCGCCAAGGGGAGTCTGTCAGCTTTAGGTGCCAAGTGAGGAGCGGTGCACAGCCAATCCAGCTGGAGTGGAAGAGAGCCAATAACCAAGCATTACCAG ACAATGTTAAGATTGGTCCTGATGGCTCTGTGCTGACGGTTGCTAACGCCCGACCTGGAAACCAGGGCCAGTTCCGCTGCGTGGCAACCAACTCTGCAGGCCGCAGCACTGCCACAGCTGTGCTGAACGTTAAAT TTGCTCCTAAAGTGCGGCTGACACCAGCAGGGCCCCTGCGGGTCAGGATGGGTGACCCCGTGTCAGTGGAGTGTCATGCCACAGGCAGGCCACGCCCCAAGCTGACCTGGAAACGCCAAGGCTCCACCCTGCAGCTGGTTACCATGGAGACAAATGATGGCAACACCATACAG TGGCCTGCAGTGCACCCAGAGGACTCAGGAGTTTACATTTGCCAGGCTGAAAACAATGAGGGGGTGACAGAGGTCAAAGTTGAGGTCATTGTTGAGGGGGGGCTGGGAGCACCAGTGGCTTCAGTGGGCACTACAGAGATGACAGTGGTGGAGGGACATACAGTCACAATGGAGTGTCAGGCCAGTG GTTCTCCTCCTCCAGTCATCACCTGGTCCAAGCTTCGAGCACcgttgccatggaaacacacaGTGGTTGGTGGAGTTTTGACACTGACCAGCGTGGGGCGCCAAGATTCAGGACAATACATCTGTAATGCAACCAACATACATGGCTACAGTGAGGCGTACACGCAGATGGAGGTGGAGA GTCCACCGTACGCCACCTGTCTGCCTGACCAGGTGAGGCTCCGGGCCGGAGATGCCCTGCGCCTGCAGTGCCTCGCCCACGGCTCTCATCCCATTCAGTTCGAGTGGAGCCGGGCGGGCAGGGCGAGCCTGCCTCCAGGAGCAGAGACCACAAAGGATGGAAAGCTGCTCATAGCCCACGTTAAACTGAGTGACAGCGGAACGTACAAGTGTGTGGCCACCAACCACATTGGCTCCAGTGAGGCACTGGCCAAAGTCATCATAAAAG CTTAA